A stretch of Mobula birostris isolate sMobBir1 chromosome 2, sMobBir1.hap1, whole genome shotgun sequence DNA encodes these proteins:
- the LOC140208695 gene encoding transcription factor HES-5-like, producing MAPKTPGVIPKEYSEEKATRKEKYKLMKPIIEKKRRDRINSSIGQLKALLGEEFQNGEPNIKMEKADILEMTVNYLKLHSQQIFTVTYNKSLAQNFKEGYSRCLQEIQRFTFVPESKTEVQNKLVKHLNEAYHLPMSSSYSASLMQPPTYQVGRKKEVKPNITTLWRPW from the exons ATGGCTCCTAAAACACCTGGAGTTATTCCTAAAGAATACTCGGAGGAAAAAGCTACGCGGAAGGAAAAATACAAA TTAATGAAACCAATAATCGAGAAGAAACGCCGAGATCGTATAAACAGTAGCATCGGTCAACTCAAGGCTTTACTAGGCGAAGAGTTTCAGAATGGAGAGCCCAATATAAAAATGGAGAAAGCTGACATCCTCGAGATGACCGTAAATTACCTGAAACTTCACAGTCAACAGATATTTACAG TAACCTACAATAAGAGTCTAGCTCAGAATTTCAAGGAAGGATACTCTCGCTGTCTGCAAGAGATACAGCGTTTTACGTTCGTGCCGGAAAGCAAAACCGAAGTTCAGAATAAACTCGTGAAGCATTTAAACGAGGCTTATCACCTTCCCATGAGCTCGAGTTACTCTGCTTCACTTATGCAACCCCCGACGTATCAAGTTGGCAGGAAAAAGGAAGTTAAACCCAACATTACGACGCTCTGGAGACCCTGGTAA